The Astatotilapia calliptera chromosome 4, fAstCal1.2, whole genome shotgun sequence genome segment AGGTTTATTCAGATGAACAGATCAGAAACATTTCCAAATGTCAGACAGCTTAGAAGCAGAGCCATACCCTGATAACATCCATCGCTCCATGTGACatttcacacaaaaacaccacaacATACAAGAACTGATGCCAGCTTTAAAGTGAGGAAATCAGGAAAGAAATCAGCTGGAGCAGAAGTGAGTTTACTTCAAAGcctgtgttgttaacatgctgaCTCCAGGCTCACTTCTACGTCTCAGCATTTAGCTCTTGTTACCCAGAGTGTGCTTGTCAAACAGGTACTCTGCCATCTTGTTGTTGTGTGCATCCATGCGGGTGAGGTTAGTGATGTGGTCACCCAGCTTCTTGATGGACTTCACCTGCTCATCCAGGTAGTGGCTCTCCAGGAAGTCACACAGCTGGGAAAACAAACTACAGTTAACATTTGATGATTTGTCAAACATACACAGCATCAACTAGTTCAGTCTTTAACCCCAAACTCTTCCCTCCAACTCCCACTTACATGAGGGTCATTATGCTGAGAAGCCAGCTTGTGCAGGTCCAGCAGAGCCTGGTTGACATTCTTCTCCAGCTGCAGAGCACACTGCATGGCCTCCAGCCCGCTGCCCCACTCATCACGCTCTGGTTTCTGCACAACAAACAATTCTGTTAGAGACTGAACACTTGTTTTAAGCTCTgtgttagagctgggcgatagaacgataacgatatgtatcgcgatataacttttactcgatagagaaattaagctatcgcgatagacctcgccgctcttgtcctcttaaaaaaaaaaaaaaaaaaaaaaaaaaagggtcagccaatccaaatcaagtagcgcagagccgaaccaatcacagccgcagcgtcacgtcgcgtgacttgttacgtacagcacaagtgccaagccgcacgtgtgtttgtttgggaagcagccagcgggtaatggaggaaatgagtgtgctgactagaaaaatcaaccgagcgtgaccgaagagaaaacagatgatggttccaatgccggagagattgtcaaacggaagagccatagaagttccgtagtgtgaaggtatttcggctatttcaagtctgacaaaaatagagtagcgtgcactgtaaattgtgccgaaagcaagtctggaaatacaataaactggtgcatgcgtcacactgtgcgccacgttattgtgtcggtgaaatgaatttctacaatactgttaattctactctctgcagtgtttaaatgcttacatatacacacagttactgtccgtccacacatacgactcggttctgcttctatgccccagctttgtttactttttcccaccgaggcttctagacttctgattggccaacatttcggtacggttaggaatctagcgccacctgctgctttgccatgttcatagcagcgttttccttcatttctgcctttatgtgtggacgggattattttttaaaacgaaaacggaaaatctccgttttcaaaaatacccgtgtacgtgtggacgtagcctcagtctctgactggaagcgctaattcgtcattcggcttttgtcagactaaagtaactgttaaaactgtttgaaaagctcagctatacaacaaggagagattgagaatttccttttagttctcagtttatttgatattgacaaaagttagtcagttttgtctgttcttctgtaaaacaaactaagatttatttttagaattaatattttgtttctaagtggaattgacaatttagtctgtttcgtttgttctattttgaaacttaaacgctttagcggctgccttttgtgtagtttgcaatatttgcctttatttatctgaaaaagtctcatgttccttaagtacatctaccctgttgaacttattatgggaaataaatatttaaataaaaacaagctgctgattatttcacattttacttgtgagcaacggcacatttaaatcttacaaatatagttatttggctcatatcgtgatagatatcgttatcgcctgaaatgaaaaaaacatatcgtgatatgaaaaaatctcatatcgcccagctctactctgTGTACACATTACACACTAACGCTAACAACAAGAGAACAAGTGTCATAACACTGCTCATTAATCCCAGTTTCTGTGTTAGAGACACAGTCAGGTATGTCACAGCAGGACTGGTTCAGTTTGTACACACCTTGATGTCCTGGAGTAAGACGCGACCTCCTCTCTTGTTCTGGAAGGACAGCAGCTTGTCAGCGTGCTCCCTCTCCTCATGGCTGTTCTCCTTGAAGAAGTGGGAGAAGCCTGGCAGGGCCACATCATCACGGTCAAAGTAGAAGGCCTGACAAATCAGACACAGGTTATTAATTGGTACACACCACCAATCATTTCGCCCCTGTACAACACAAGTTATACAAGTTTAACTTTGAtataaaatgtttcaaatttgatttaaaaagacaATGTGCACTAAATTCTGCAGGACAGAGTCTACACTCGTTTCCTGCGAAGCGAGCATGTGTATGGAAAAGCCACCGTAAGCATGACGCAGCATTTTTTGGTTACTTAGTGACAGTACTTGTGGTGAAAATACACTCCGTATCTGACAACCTGCTTATTGGCACATGATAGGCAGCAAAGAAGCCGTTACT includes the following:
- the LOC113021434 gene encoding ferritin, middle subunit, whose amino-acid sequence is MESQVRQNYHRDCEAAINRMVNMELFASYTYTSMAFYFDRDDVALPGFSHFFKENSHEEREHADKLLSFQNKRGGRVLLQDIKKPERDEWGSGLEAMQCALQLEKNVNQALLDLHKLASQHNDPHLCDFLESHYLDEQVKSIKKLGDHITNLTRMDAHNNKMAEYLFDKHTLGNKS